From a region of the Methanoculleus receptaculi genome:
- a CDS encoding calcium/sodium antiporter, whose product MTFILFIVGVLLLVKGADLFVGGGSDLAIRHRISPALIGSTIIAFGTSLPELVVSTSAAVKGNSDIAVGNVLGSNIANIALVLALCTLLRPGIFAASEKSRHLLIRYTALMLVATAVFALLALAGTLDAFAGVVFLILFVGILTVLLREQREEEEGVELRSHGWVDALYICLGLAAVIIGAQLVVDGAVAFAEALGIPAFVIGVSVVAVGTSFPELATSVVAAAKGVEAISVGNILGSNIFNLLLVLGISLLLAPATIGSPLDIIAVVLFSIAVLPLLFARPAVIRGWSCILLLGYAAYIAWSFGAVPVG is encoded by the coding sequence GTGACATTCATCCTGTTCATCGTTGGTGTACTCCTCCTTGTCAAAGGGGCCGATCTCTTCGTGGGCGGCGGAAGTGATCTTGCAATCCGGCACCGGATCTCCCCCGCACTGATAGGGTCGACGATAATCGCCTTCGGCACCTCGCTACCCGAACTCGTTGTCAGCACGAGCGCTGCGGTAAAGGGAAACTCGGATATAGCGGTTGGAAACGTTCTCGGGAGCAACATAGCAAACATCGCTCTGGTTCTCGCGCTATGCACCCTCCTCCGCCCAGGCATCTTCGCCGCCTCCGAGAAGTCGCGCCACTTATTGATCCGCTACACCGCGCTGATGCTCGTTGCGACGGCGGTATTTGCACTTCTTGCCCTGGCAGGCACGCTTGACGCCTTTGCCGGTGTAGTTTTCCTCATCCTCTTTGTTGGAATCCTCACAGTTCTCCTGCGGGAGCAGCGTGAGGAGGAGGAGGGCGTCGAACTCAGGTCACACGGCTGGGTTGACGCCCTCTACATCTGTCTTGGGCTTGCCGCGGTCATCATCGGAGCGCAGCTGGTCGTCGACGGCGCTGTCGCGTTCGCGGAGGCCCTGGGGATCCCGGCGTTTGTCATCGGAGTCTCGGTCGTCGCTGTCGGCACCTCCTTTCCAGAACTTGCAACATCGGTAGTCGCCGCTGCAAAGGGGGTGGAAGCCATCTCGGTCGGCAACATCCTTGGAAGCAACATCTTTAACCTGCTCCTGGTACTCGGGATAAGCCTCCTCCTCGCCCCCGCCACGATAGGATCGCCTCTCGATATCATCGCTGTTGTACTCTTCTCTATCGCGGTCCTCCCCCTGCTCTTTGCCCGCCCCGCCGTCATTCGGGGCTGGTCGTGCATCCTGCTCCTTGGCTACGCCGCCTATATCGCATGGAGTTTTGGGGCTGTGCCGGTGGGGTGA
- a CDS encoding YkgJ family cysteine cluster protein translates to MTVGVKGGARVTFTFDEQIAALEAERDRLLQFPEDEFIAIIRDVGFSCDRCGRCCTREFNGHVFLLEDDTDIVRQILPDAVIPAPYFDACDQEGRFYVSGYALRTRPDGSCIFLKDGMCSIYDRRFSICRVYPYMLHREADESGAVEWRQISGLNEHGTYNNPIEDAECARIFRETVAYEAAFLNQEIRFRQALRDLFAREGLRYVRRTYDRLMREFRNGALVDVRVFHRGRFVEHRVRRDLYGR, encoded by the coding sequence TTGACTGTCGGGGTTAAGGGGGGTGCCCGGGTTACGTTCACGTTTGATGAACAGATTGCCGCCCTTGAGGCGGAGCGAGACCGGCTTCTCCAGTTCCCGGAGGACGAGTTCATCGCGATCATCCGGGACGTAGGGTTCTCCTGCGACCGCTGCGGCCGGTGCTGCACCCGCGAGTTTAACGGCCATGTCTTTCTGCTGGAGGACGACACCGATATTGTCCGCCAGATCCTGCCAGACGCCGTCATTCCTGCACCGTATTTCGATGCTTGCGACCAGGAGGGGAGGTTCTATGTCTCGGGGTACGCCTTGAGGACGAGACCGGACGGATCATGTATCTTTCTCAAGGATGGCATGTGCAGCATCTACGACCGGCGGTTCTCCATCTGCCGGGTCTACCCCTATATGCTCCACCGCGAGGCCGACGAGAGTGGTGCCGTCGAGTGGCGGCAGATCAGCGGCCTTAACGAGCATGGAACCTACAACAACCCGATCGAGGATGCTGAGTGCGCCAGAATCTTTCGGGAGACCGTGGCCTACGAGGCGGCGTTCCTCAACCAGGAGATCCGGTTCCGGCAGGCCCTGCGCGACCTCTTCGCACGGGAGGGGCTGCGATACGTCCGGCGGACATACGACCGCCTGATGCGGGAGTTCCGCAACGGTGCCTTGGTCGATGTCCGTGTCTTCCACCGCGGGCGGTTTGTGGAGCATCGGGTCAGGCGCGATCTCTATGGGCGGTGA
- a CDS encoding 4Fe-4S dicluster domain-containing protein, which produces MTKTVLRNLAGGPATRRYPAVPARKSPITRGHVVFNPATCRSCGLCSRRCPSGAINLDKEANFWEIDRMRCIACGECVEDCPFDSLAMEQDYIQPVVDRMVERYTITYVKPEKPEKKPDEEGKGG; this is translated from the coding sequence ATGACAAAGACGGTTCTCCGAAACCTTGCAGGAGGCCCGGCCACCCGGCGTTACCCCGCCGTACCGGCAAGGAAGAGTCCGATAACCCGGGGGCACGTCGTCTTCAACCCGGCCACGTGCCGTTCCTGTGGACTCTGCTCCAGGCGGTGCCCCTCGGGGGCGATCAACCTGGACAAAGAGGCCAACTTCTGGGAGATCGACCGCATGCGCTGCATCGCCTGCGGCGAGTGCGTGGAGGACTGTCCGTTCGACAGCCTCGCGATGGAGCAGGATTACATCCAGCCTGTCGTGGATCGTATGGTTGAGCGCTACACCATCACCTACGTGAAACCAGAGAAACCCGAGAAGAAACCAGATGAAGAGGGCAAGGGCGGCTAG
- a CDS encoding hydrogenase large subunit: protein MPERIIVPFGPQHPVLPEPIHIDLVLEDEKVVEAIPSIGYIHRGLEQLVQKREYQEFVYVAERICGICSFIHGLCYCQGIEKIMEIEVPDRARYLRTIWSEYSRLHSHLLWLGLFADSMGFENLFMRSWQLREKVLDVLEDTTGGRVIQGTCKVGGVRRDIVQEKLDEMHRGLESFEEECRDLGDVFLNDNTVNYRLKGLGVISKDEAYDLGAVGPTARGSGVEMDHRETGYAAYGDLGFKPVIETAGDCYARCAVRVREVYASIDLIRRAIEEMPEGPIDVKVKGTPDGEYFSRAEQPRGEVVHYLRGNGTKHLVRDRIRTPTLANIPPLVKMLPGVQLADVPVVVLSIDPCIGCMER from the coding sequence ATGCCAGAACGAATAATCGTGCCGTTCGGGCCGCAGCACCCTGTGCTGCCTGAGCCGATCCACATCGATCTCGTCCTTGAGGACGAGAAGGTGGTGGAGGCGATCCCATCCATCGGCTACATCCATCGTGGACTTGAGCAGCTCGTGCAGAAGCGCGAGTATCAGGAGTTCGTCTATGTGGCTGAAAGGATCTGCGGGATCTGCAGTTTCATTCACGGCCTCTGTTACTGCCAGGGCATCGAAAAGATCATGGAGATCGAGGTTCCCGACCGGGCACGCTACCTCCGGACGATCTGGTCAGAGTACTCCCGTCTTCACTCTCACCTCCTCTGGCTCGGGCTCTTTGCCGACTCAATGGGCTTTGAGAACCTCTTCATGCGTTCGTGGCAGCTCCGGGAGAAGGTGCTAGACGTGCTTGAGGACACGACCGGCGGCCGGGTCATCCAGGGCACCTGTAAGGTCGGCGGTGTCCGGCGGGATATAGTGCAGGAGAAACTCGACGAGATGCACCGCGGACTTGAGTCTTTCGAGGAGGAGTGCCGGGACCTCGGCGACGTCTTCTTAAACGACAATACGGTGAACTACCGCCTCAAGGGACTCGGGGTCATCTCAAAGGACGAGGCCTACGACCTTGGCGCTGTCGGCCCGACCGCGAGGGGAAGCGGTGTCGAGATGGACCACCGCGAGACCGGCTATGCGGCCTACGGTGATCTCGGTTTCAAACCGGTCATCGAGACCGCAGGCGACTGCTACGCCCGGTGTGCCGTAAGGGTCAGGGAGGTTTACGCGTCCATCGACCTGATCAGGCGCGCGATCGAGGAGATGCCGGAAGGCCCGATCGATGTGAAGGTCAAGGGAACGCCGGACGGGGAGTATTTCTCCCGTGCTGAGCAACCCCGCGGCGAGGTCGTTCACTACCTTCGGGGCAACGGGACAAAGCACCTGGTTCGCGACCGTATCAGGACACCGACGCTCGCGAACATCCCGCCGCTCGTCAAGATGCTCCCGGGTGTCCAGCTTGCGGATGTCCCGGTGGTTGTCCTCTCGATCGACCCCTGCATCGGCTGCATGGAGAGGTGA
- a CDS encoding NADH-quinone oxidoreductase subunit C has product MTIQEEQTIIEVALPDLLREVERLHADGYRLVQIGCTDLGGAYEINYSFDKGYQFKNLRLKVGPDTGVPSISGIYWGAFVYENEMHDLFGIPVSGINIDFKGTFIRTAKKYPFSITRKGEDACQNE; this is encoded by the coding sequence ATGACGATACAGGAGGAGCAGACGATCATCGAGGTCGCGCTTCCGGATCTACTCCGGGAGGTCGAGAGGCTTCATGCCGATGGATACCGCCTTGTCCAGATCGGGTGTACGGATCTCGGCGGTGCTTACGAGATCAACTACTCGTTTGATAAGGGCTACCAGTTCAAGAACCTCCGGCTGAAGGTCGGGCCAGATACAGGGGTTCCAAGCATCTCCGGGATCTACTGGGGGGCGTTCGTCTACGAGAACGAGATGCACGACCTCTTTGGAATCCCTGTTTCCGGGATCAACATCGACTTTAAGGGGACATTCATCAGGACGGCTAAGAAGTATCCGTTCAGCATCACAAGGAAGGGGGAGGACGCATGCCAGAACGAATAA
- a CDS encoding NADH-quinone oxidoreductase subunit B family protein → MAFLKRSPWILHYDASSCNGCDIEVLACLTPLYDVERFGIINTGNPKHADILLITGGVNEQNRQVVKNLYEQMPEPKVVVAVGICAASGGIFRECYNIVGGVDRVIPVDVYVPGCAARPEQIIDGVVRALSILEEKRAKMKETAQHSEEAGETA, encoded by the coding sequence ATGGCATTCCTGAAGCGATCACCATGGATCCTTCACTACGATGCGTCGAGCTGTAACGGCTGCGATATCGAGGTGCTGGCGTGCCTCACCCCGCTCTACGATGTGGAGCGGTTCGGCATCATCAACACCGGGAACCCCAAGCACGCGGACATCCTGCTGATCACCGGCGGGGTCAACGAGCAGAACCGGCAGGTTGTGAAGAACCTCTATGAGCAGATGCCGGAGCCGAAAGTCGTCGTTGCGGTCGGTATATGCGCTGCATCGGGCGGCATATTCCGGGAGTGCTACAACATCGTTGGCGGAGTCGACAGAGTGATCCCCGTGGACGTCTACGTCCCCGGCTGCGCGGCAAGGCCGGAGCAGATCATCGATGGTGTCGTGAGGGCTCTCTCGATTCTGGAGGAGAAGCGAGCGAAGATGAAAGAGACGGCGCAGCATTCAGAAGAGGCGGGTGAGACCGCATGA
- a CDS encoding respiratory chain complex I subunit 1 family protein: MTWAWLIGAVLFLILAPLAGGLIAGIDRKITARMQGRVGPPLLQPFYDVGKLFEKERVVVTTAQNFYVLAYLIFIALAGALFFAGGDLLLTIFAFTLAHVFLVLGAYAVHSPYSHIGAERELIQVMAYEPMVILAAVGLYMVANSFYVADIAAVAVPAILYLPGVFLGLAIILTIKLRKSPFDISTSHHAHQEIVKGITTEFSGPTLGTIEIAHWYENIFLLGLVYLFFAWNPVIGVVAVVLTYLVEIFVDNTTARVRWQAALKTGWFAALIGIVNLAILSYMMIGGA, from the coding sequence ATGACCTGGGCATGGCTTATAGGAGCGGTCTTATTCCTTATCCTGGCGCCCCTGGCGGGTGGTCTCATCGCGGGAATTGACCGCAAGATAACCGCCAGGATGCAGGGGAGGGTCGGCCCGCCTCTCCTGCAGCCGTTCTACGATGTCGGCAAACTCTTCGAGAAGGAGCGCGTCGTCGTCACCACGGCGCAGAACTTCTACGTTCTTGCTTACCTCATCTTCATAGCCCTTGCCGGCGCGCTCTTCTTTGCGGGGGGTGACCTGCTGCTGACTATCTTTGCCTTCACACTCGCCCACGTCTTCCTTGTTCTCGGAGCCTATGCGGTTCACTCACCCTACAGCCACATCGGGGCGGAGCGCGAGCTGATCCAGGTGATGGCCTACGAGCCGATGGTCATCCTTGCGGCGGTCGGCCTCTACATGGTCGCAAACAGTTTCTACGTTGCCGATATCGCCGCAGTGGCCGTTCCGGCCATCCTCTACCTTCCCGGAGTCTTCCTCGGGCTTGCCATCATCCTCACAATCAAGCTCAGGAAGTCTCCGTTCGACATCTCGACATCGCACCACGCCCACCAGGAGATAGTAAAGGGGATCACGACGGAGTTCTCGGGCCCGACACTCGGGACGATCGAGATCGCCCACTGGTACGAGAACATATTCCTCCTCGGCCTGGTTTACCTCTTCTTCGCCTGGAACCCGGTGATCGGGGTGGTCGCGGTCGTGCTCACGTATCTTGTTGAGATCTTTGTAGATAACACCACGGCACGCGTGCGGTGGCAGGCAGCGCTTAAGACCGGGTGGTTCGCGGCGCTGATCGGGATCGTGAACCTGGCGATCCTCTCCTATATGATGATTGGAGGTGCATGA
- a CDS encoding NADH-quinone oxidoreductase subunit 5 family protein translates to MFVKRTALRYVVVVISALAIGGATIYLLLRYISAGAVYFAVPSGTVDPLMVIIEMGLALFIIYMGVKFKNYLAIALAVVQAALVVYLETTYSGSLHVVNNLFIDQFSIIMALIIGIIGSLIAVYSVRYMETYHHHHPEVRDRQRTFFFVIFIFLAAMFGLVFSNNLMWVFFFWEITTITSFLLIGYAETEEATKNAFLALVMNLLGGIAFVAALIILAATEPLSGGIDLAGVLSSGDAAVILLPAALIGFAGITKAALMPFSSWLLGAMVAPTPVSALLHSSTMVKAGVYILVRFAPVFAGTLTGFSIGLVGALTFVLASAIAISQSNAKRVLAYSTIANLGLIAACAGVGTYMLVWAAILLIIFHAIAKALLFLGTGMIEHRIGSRDIEDMEGLIVRMPRMAVMMFIGMAGMFLAPFGMLISKWAAIEAFVQAPFGLIFIALLAYGSAVTVFFWAKWMGKLVAVTREQERVERGVLEEPWAPLYILTGLVVAATLLFPLISSVLIEPYVLAIYGATARMAQANVAIMLLMMALLLVLPISFMLFKRSAKHLPAYMGGRPATADRHFAGSLGLTREAQTRNYYLNDYFGEAKLFRPGLAVCTALIIISWILAGVAL, encoded by the coding sequence TTGTTCGTAAAACGAACGGCATTGCGCTACGTGGTGGTGGTCATCTCCGCTCTTGCCATCGGCGGGGCTACGATATACCTGCTGCTGCGGTATATCTCCGCGGGCGCGGTCTACTTTGCCGTGCCCTCGGGAACAGTCGACCCGCTCATGGTGATCATCGAGATGGGGCTTGCGCTCTTCATCATCTACATGGGTGTAAAGTTCAAGAACTACCTGGCAATCGCGCTGGCAGTCGTCCAGGCTGCTCTGGTGGTATATCTTGAAACGACGTATTCGGGAAGCCTTCATGTGGTCAACAACCTCTTCATCGACCAGTTCTCCATCATCATGGCCCTGATCATCGGGATCATCGGGAGTCTGATAGCCGTCTACTCGGTCAGGTACATGGAGACCTACCACCATCACCATCCGGAGGTGCGTGACCGGCAGAGGACGTTCTTCTTTGTCATATTCATCTTCCTGGCTGCGATGTTCGGCCTGGTCTTCTCCAACAACCTGATGTGGGTCTTCTTCTTCTGGGAGATCACAACGATCACATCGTTCCTGCTGATCGGCTACGCGGAGACCGAGGAGGCAACGAAGAACGCTTTCCTGGCGCTGGTGATGAACCTGCTTGGCGGAATAGCGTTCGTTGCGGCACTCATCATCCTTGCCGCCACCGAACCTTTGAGCGGGGGTATCGACCTTGCCGGGGTGCTCTCATCCGGCGATGCGGCGGTCATCCTGCTCCCGGCGGCGCTGATCGGGTTTGCCGGGATCACAAAGGCCGCACTGATGCCGTTCTCCTCCTGGCTGCTCGGGGCGATGGTGGCGCCAACCCCGGTCTCGGCCCTCCTCCACTCAAGCACCATGGTCAAGGCCGGTGTATACATCCTGGTCAGGTTCGCACCGGTCTTTGCGGGAACGCTTACCGGGTTCTCCATAGGGCTTGTGGGCGCCCTGACATTCGTCCTCGCGTCTGCGATCGCGATATCACAGAGCAACGCGAAACGGGTTCTCGCCTACTCGACGATCGCAAACCTCGGCCTTATAGCCGCATGTGCGGGTGTTGGAACATACATGCTTGTATGGGCTGCGATACTCCTGATCATATTCCACGCCATCGCAAAGGCGCTCCTCTTCCTCGGTACAGGGATGATCGAGCACAGGATCGGTAGCAGGGATATCGAGGATATGGAGGGTCTGATCGTCCGGATGCCCCGTATGGCTGTGATGATGTTCATCGGGATGGCCGGTATGTTCCTTGCGCCTTTCGGGATGCTGATCTCGAAATGGGCTGCGATCGAGGCTTTTGTCCAGGCCCCGTTCGGACTCATCTTCATAGCCCTCCTTGCCTACGGAAGCGCTGTCACAGTCTTTTTCTGGGCGAAGTGGATGGGCAAGCTGGTTGCGGTCACCCGTGAGCAGGAGCGGGTGGAGAGAGGTGTCCTGGAGGAGCCCTGGGCACCCCTCTACATCCTCACGGGTCTCGTGGTGGCGGCCACCCTCCTATTCCCGCTGATCTCATCTGTGCTGATTGAACCATACGTCCTTGCCATCTACGGGGCTACGGCACGCATGGCGCAGGCGAACGTCGCGATCATGCTCCTGATGATGGCCCTGCTTCTCGTGCTGCCGATCTCGTTCATGCTCTTCAAGAGGAGCGCAAAACACCTCCCCGCTTACATGGGCGGGAGACCGGCGACGGCAGACCGCCACTTTGCGGGCTCTCTTGGCCTCACCCGGGAGGCCCAGACCAGGAACTACTACCTGAACGACTACTTCGGCGAGGCAAAACTCTTCCGTCCAGGGTTGGCGGTCTGCACGGCGCTGATAATCATCTCCTGGATCCTTGCGGGGGTGGCGCTATGA
- a CDS encoding DUF362 domain-containing protein, with the protein MTGATKNLFGIIPGLEKPVFHSRFQDERRSGEMLVDLNECMRPRLPVVDAVMGMEGEGPRAGTPRKIGATLAGSKYAAVDTILARLTGIEPLEIGCIASAAERDLFNPADVRTVGDDPAALAVPDFRKPSAYTGARGGVGRRVSLALLQRFGRTYAPRPGVISGACIGCRKCERICPVPIWND; encoded by the coding sequence ATGACCGGCGCCACAAAAAACCTCTTTGGCATAATCCCGGGTCTCGAAAAACCGGTCTTTCACTCCAGGTTTCAGGACGAGCGGAGATCCGGGGAGATGCTTGTCGACCTCAACGAGTGCATGAGACCACGACTTCCGGTTGTGGATGCCGTCATGGGGATGGAAGGAGAAGGTCCCCGGGCGGGAACCCCCCGAAAGATCGGGGCAACCCTGGCCGGGAGCAAATACGCGGCCGTGGACACCATTCTTGCGCGGCTTACAGGGATCGAGCCCCTTGAGATCGGCTGCATAGCAAGCGCAGCCGAACGCGACCTCTTCAACCCTGCAGACGTCAGGACGGTCGGCGATGACCCTGCCGCCCTCGCTGTTCCCGACTTCCGGAAACCCTCTGCATATACTGGCGCCAGGGGTGGCGTCGGGCGGCGGGTTTCGCTCGCTCTCCTCCAGCGGTTCGGTAGAACCTATGCACCCCGGCCCGGTGTGATCAGCGGGGCGTGTATCGGCTGCCGGAAGTGCGAACGGATCTGCCCCGTGCCTATTTGGAATGATTAA
- a CDS encoding DUF362 domain-containing protein, protein MLLKPNLLHGLEPDRCVTTHPAVVAAIPRLLVEHGCRVLIADSPGGGVIYSEANLRRAYARAGYMAATEETGAALNYDTGSSSVSFPEGAAMRQFSIITPGRGG, encoded by the coding sequence ATCCTCCTTAAGCCAAACCTTTTACATGGGCTTGAACCGGATCGGTGCGTCACAACCCACCCGGCGGTCGTCGCCGCTATCCCTCGCCTCCTCGTGGAGCACGGTTGCCGTGTTCTCATCGCAGACAGCCCGGGAGGCGGGGTAATCTACAGCGAAGCGAACCTTCGACGGGCTTACGCCCGTGCCGGGTATATGGCGGCGACGGAAGAGACCGGGGCCGCCCTTAACTATGATACCGGTTCAAGTAGCGTCTCCTTTCCTGAGGGAGCGGCGATGAGACAGTTCTCCATCATCACCCCTGGCCGTGGAGGCTGA
- a CDS encoding ribonuclease III family protein, with translation MDPPGRDRAEELRALLARPPFEVTGITDAAIHLYDRALTHRSYSNGGEYPAAVAEDYERLEFLGNYILDFIIAEHLYTGYDLQPGEMNRRLQVTRNTKLAEIVRLQGLGIDRAVRRRGQVLTDSIIADAFEALIGAIYLDRGLDAARSVVIAIFEDEIADCDTDRNYRGRLQEHVSRKNLGYLEYTFRQTGPGSCPTWVARVSVGGVPSGEGEARTKQAAAMIAAREALIRLGKG, from the coding sequence ATGGATCCTCCAGGCCGCGATCGTGCAGAGGAACTACGTGCGCTTCTCGCCCGCCCCCCTTTCGAGGTAACCGGAATCACCGATGCTGCTATCCATCTCTATGACCGTGCGCTGACCCACCGGTCATATTCGAACGGTGGTGAGTATCCGGCAGCGGTGGCTGAGGACTACGAGAGGCTTGAGTTTCTCGGGAACTACATCCTTGATTTTATCATCGCCGAGCACCTCTACACCGGCTACGACCTCCAGCCAGGCGAGATGAACCGGAGGCTCCAGGTGACACGGAACACGAAACTTGCCGAGATCGTGCGGCTGCAGGGGCTCGGTATCGACCGCGCCGTCAGGCGGCGGGGGCAGGTGTTGACCGACTCGATCATCGCCGACGCTTTTGAGGCTCTGATCGGTGCGATCTACCTTGACCGTGGCCTCGATGCGGCCAGGAGCGTGGTGATCGCGATCTTTGAAGATGAGATAGCCGATTGCGACACAGACCGAAACTACCGAGGGAGGCTCCAGGAACACGTCTCAAGGAAGAACCTTGGTTACCTTGAGTATACCTTCCGCCAGACCGGTCCCGGGAGCTGCCCGACCTGGGTTGCCCGGGTGAGCGTCGGTGGGGTCCCATCCGGAGAAGGAGAGGCCCGGACGAAGCAGGCTGCGGCCATGATCGCGGCAAGGGAGGCGCTAATACGCCTCGGGAAGGGCTGA
- a CDS encoding molybdopterin-binding protein, with product MRQRLNLARFADVQELLRSAFQAAGRSIQTPVADAAGRVTAAPVYSPLTIPATDIAARDGFAVKSRETLGASGRNPVRLQNPKRVNTGNAISPGYDAVVMIEDVTGDEGGWSTVKAARPGEHIHPAGVEVRQGDLILPAGHWIRPCDIGVLLSCGVTGVEVLEVRVGLIPTGSEVVPAGEIPGPGGVIESNTAVAAAMLGEAGATCTRYGIVADDPGLLREAIVRGIRENDLLLVSAGSSAGTRDFTADVIGDLGEVLVHGIAMKPGKPAIVGKINGKPVIGIPGYPIAAITVIRELALPLLAAWGLAPRPPQRLSARLTETVTADPGYDEFVLLTVSWSGDHYTAAPLPRSSRTQMALVRANAFLHIPAGRGGVIPEGTVVEVEVTGPRV from the coding sequence GTGAGGCAACGCCTTAATCTGGCTCGATTTGCCGATGTACAGGAGTTGCTGCGCTCCGCTTTCCAGGCTGCCGGCCGGAGCATCCAGACTCCGGTTGCTGACGCCGCTGGACGGGTAACAGCAGCCCCGGTTTACTCACCACTGACAATTCCGGCAACGGATATTGCCGCAAGAGATGGTTTTGCCGTCAAAAGCCGTGAGACACTCGGTGCAAGTGGGAGAAACCCGGTGAGACTTCAGAATCCCAAAAGGGTGAATACCGGAAACGCAATCTCTCCCGGCTATGACGCGGTCGTCATGATCGAGGATGTCACCGGTGACGAAGGGGGATGGAGCACCGTGAAGGCGGCGCGCCCGGGTGAACATATCCATCCTGCGGGGGTCGAGGTCCGGCAGGGTGACCTGATCCTCCCGGCAGGGCACTGGATACGTCCCTGCGACATCGGCGTCCTCCTATCCTGCGGCGTTACCGGAGTGGAGGTGCTGGAGGTCAGGGTCGGGCTCATCCCGACGGGGAGTGAGGTGGTTCCTGCGGGTGAGATTCCGGGTCCCGGTGGCGTCATCGAGAGCAACACCGCCGTTGCAGCGGCGATGCTAGGTGAGGCCGGGGCAACATGCACCCGTTACGGGATCGTTGCTGACGACCCCGGGCTTCTGCGGGAGGCCATTGTACGCGGGATACGTGAAAACGACCTGCTTCTGGTCTCCGCAGGGTCATCGGCAGGCACCCGCGACTTCACCGCAGATGTAATCGGAGACCTTGGGGAGGTGCTCGTTCACGGGATAGCAATGAAACCTGGAAAACCGGCAATCGTCGGCAAAATCAACGGTAAACCGGTTATCGGGATCCCGGGCTACCCGATCGCCGCCATTACGGTCATACGGGAACTTGCCCTCCCCCTCCTCGCGGCGTGGGGTCTGGCCCCCCGGCCGCCGCAGCGTCTCAGCGCCCGCCTCACAGAGACGGTCACAGCAGACCCGGGATACGATGAGTTTGTTCTCCTCACCGTCTCCTGGAGCGGCGATCACTACACCGCTGCACCCCTGCCCCGCAGCTCCAGAACGCAGATGGCCCTGGTGCGTGCAAACGCCTTTCTGCATATACCCGCCGGTAGAGGCGGTGTAATACCCGAAGGCACGGTGGTCGAGGTGGAGGTGACAGGGCCACGCGTATAG
- a CDS encoding formylmethanofuran dehydrogenase subunit C yields the protein MKTVILTMTNPPELYLEGQNITPDAFAGKTAAEIAAIDVWEGKLKSPLGKYFTVEGNGGATAADTKIILRGDCSRLKRVGQQMTAGEIVIEGDADMYIGGWMKGGKIHVKGNVDSFCGLAMEGGELIIDGNAGHHLGSSPRGEWRGMQGGVIRVAGSVGNDTATFMNGGTIIIGGDADIHVSTHAEGGTVIIKGNAKGRVGGQMVKGNIYVFGKIENPLPGFQHIGEVEEEVDGTKARFIHYIGDLGERHPVSRGKPVYGNIYTRV from the coding sequence ATGAAGACAGTAATCCTCACCATGACCAATCCCCCCGAGCTCTACCTTGAGGGGCAAAATATCACCCCGGACGCCTTTGCAGGCAAGACTGCAGCCGAGATAGCTGCCATAGACGTCTGGGAGGGCAAGTTGAAGAGCCCGCTCGGCAAGTACTTCACCGTTGAGGGCAACGGTGGTGCAACGGCGGCTGATACGAAGATCATACTCCGTGGAGACTGCTCCCGTCTCAAGAGAGTCGGTCAGCAGATGACTGCCGGTGAGATAGTCATCGAAGGCGACGCTGACATGTACATCGGTGGCTGGATGAAAGGCGGGAAGATCCATGTCAAAGGAAACGTCGACTCTTTCTGCGGCCTTGCCATGGAAGGCGGCGAACTTATCATCGACGGGAACGCAGGACACCACCTCGGATCATCTCCCCGTGGTGAGTGGCGCGGCATGCAGGGCGGAGTTATCCGGGTCGCCGGCAGCGTCGGGAACGATACGGCCACGTTCATGAACGGCGGAACGATCATCATCGGCGGCGATGCCGACATACACGTATCCACCCACGCCGAAGGCGGCACCGTCATCATCAAGGGGAACGCCAAAGGCCGGGTCGGCGGGCAGATGGTGAAAGGCAATATCTACGTCTTTGGAAAGATCGAGAATCCGCTCCCGGGATTCCAGCATATCGGGGAGGTCGAAGAGGAGGTCGACGGTACGAAGGCCCGCTTCATCCACTACATCGGGGATCTCGGCGAGCGCCACCCCGTCTCCAGAGGCAAGCCTGTGTATGGGAACATCTATACCAGGGTCTAA